The genomic segment GCGGACTTTGGACATTTATGTGTTTAGTCCTCGTCCTCTGAATGATTTGCTGATAGAGCCCAATATGCCTAAACTGACATTAGTTGTGAAAACTAAAAAATGCCAGCTTTCTATTAATGATGAAGTATATGCAGCTGCCGAGAAAAATAGATATGAAGTTACTTATAAGGAGCTACCTCTATTGCAGGGTTGGAATAAAATAAGTATTGCAATCGGAGAAAATGATAAGAATGAATTCAGTGGTAGTTTTAGGTGTGATAACAGAAATGAATTCCTTCCTTCATTGAAAGCGTCATTTGTAAATCCTGAAGCAAAATAGTAGGTAAATAGATTGAAATTTAGGTATAGCTTATAGATTATCTTAAAAACGCCTTCGCTTTACAGTGGCTATACCTTTCCGCCGTTCGAAAGGTTTTCTGCGGAAAGGTATAGAGATAATCTATGTTCTGCCTTCCGGGCTTGGATTGGGCCGCACTATAAAATATTTTGTGTAAATGGAAAAATGGAGGTCCATCGTGCATTACGACATACCTCCTTATATTTAGGGACATTCAGTAAATAGCATAAGATTAGCCAACTAATTCATACTTAAAGTATTGCAAATTAGTTGGCTTTTTTGTATCTTTAGGTATTCCCCCGAAAATAAGGTTTGGCAGCCAAAACGGGGGAAATCCCCGGACTAAGATATGGCTAAGATACAAAATATTTCAGAGATTCACCCTACTTAGGGCTTTACAGAATTTGATATTCTGGAAAAATATCGTAAGAGTTTTAATGAGAGTGAGCTTGGCAGGCTTCATTCCGTTTTTCCGTTTGAGCGTATGGCAAAAGAAGCAGGTCTGTCGGAGCAGCGTCTAGGACGCAAGAACATTTTCAGTCCTTGTGCAAAGATCAGTCTTATGGTACTGAAGGCCTACACTGGCTTTTCCGACAGACGGCTGGTAGAACATCTTAACGGTAACATACACTATCAGATGTTCTGTGGAGTTATGATAGATCCATCCAACCCTATAACCAACTAAAAGATAGTCAGCGATATCCGTAACGAGATAGCCTCCCGTTTTGACATTGACGCTCTTCAGAAGGTCCTTGCCTTACATTGGAAGCCTTACCTTGAAAACCTTCACGTGTGTATGACTGATGCTACATGTTATGAAAGCCACATGCGTTTTCCTACAGACATGAAACTCCTTTGGGAAAGTATCGGATGGTTTTACAGGCATACCTGCCAGCATTGTAGGGATCTTGGCATAAGACGTCCGCGCAACAAATATACGGATGTTGCAAAATCCTATCTGTCTTACTGTAAGAAAAGAAAAAGGAAAGCTTCAAGGACAAGGATGCTCAAGCGCCGTATGATAAGGCTCCTTGAAAAGCTTATCATGCAGAAAGATGCGATTCATAGGGAGTACGGTGCTTCACTCCGATATACACAGGATTATCAGAAACGGCTTTCCATAGTTGGAAAGGTCTTGTACAGGAAAAGGAAATGTTTGAAGGCAGGAAGGTCAATGACCGTATTGTGAGCATTGACCGTCATTATATACGTCCCATCGTAAGAGGTAAGGAAACAAAGACCGTTGAGTTCGGTGCAAAAGTCAACAACATACAGATAGACTGAATATCTTTCATCGAGCACATCTCGTTCAAGGCGTTCAATGAGGGTATACGCCTTAAGGACTGTATCCGTGTGCAGCAGAAGCTTATGAGCGTTAGGGTAAGATGCGTGGCTGCCGACTCCATATATGCTAATAATGCCAACAGAAAGTTCTGCACGAAATATGGGATATCCATTTCCTTCGTGCGCAAGGGAAGGGCGGCAAAGGACGAGCAGTTGAGAAAGGTTCTCAGAAGTGAACTCTCAAATGAGAGAGCCACCCGGCTTGAAGGTAGCTTCGGCACTCAGAAACAACATTACTCACTCTCAAGAATAAAGGCGCGGAACAGGAAGACGGAAATCCTGTGGATCTTCTTCGGAATACATACGGCAAATGCCGTACAGATGATAGACAAGATCAAAAACAGACTGGATAAAGTTGCATGACATGGTTTTACAGACTGAATCAGAAGAGGTCATCAGACTTCTTCCGCAACATCATGTCTTGCCGGATAAGTTCAGGCGAGAAAACATAGAAAAAATACAATAAAAAGAGCATATGAAGTGATTATGGTCCATCATCTTCATATGCTATCTTAGTTTTTAGGGGCATTTACTGAATATCCCTAATTAATTATATTTTTTGTCATATACTAAATATTTGATTATATAAACGATACTACAAGTCTTTTCTAAGAGTAATATCCTTCCAGTGTAATGAGTACGCTGTTTCTGCTGCATCGTCAAGATATTCTTGCAAAAACTTGAATGGGAAAGGATATGTCATAAGCTCATTCCAACGTCCAAAGCCAAACTTTAACATCTTGCATATTTCCAAAATTTGCTGGTCAATGAGTTCTGGATTTTCTTTATGAAGTATAAATATACGTCGAGCACGAGGCATTTTGTCCATCTTGGTTTTCGGAGTAATCTTCATAGATTCGCTATTAGTTCCTGATATATAAGAATACGAACCTTCTGGATTTCCGTCAATACCATCTGTTTTCCATAGATGGAAACCTATATAACCACGAAGATATTTATGAGCAACTTTTTTTCGTTTGAACATAGCTACAGTTTCACCATTATTAGCAACCTTACTATAAGCTTCATCAATCAGATTCACATCTAAAATTGGTATTTCATCTGTATCGACGATAAAATAGACATTGCCGTCTTTAACTAATGCCATATAATCTCTTGCTCCTCGAATTTTGTCGTAGTCAAAATATTTTAGCTTTTGAGATATAAAATCCTCGAAATCTTCACCTTGATTATCTTGTGATAGTCCATATTGTTCAACATCTATACTTCCTTGATTGTCAATTTTCAAAGACGCTCCATGAACATTACCTTGATTGATTTTGTATCTGATAGCATTCCACCCCTCAAGCATATTTGCCAAAGGCTTTGGCATTATTCTTTTAGCTAAACTATCCTTTACAATTAGTTCAATGAGTATTCTTCTCACACTTGGGGTGTCAAGCAAGTCAAGTTTCTCGTCGCCATAATAAGTGATATGCTGGAGGGCATTTCCGTTGTTTGACAATCTTACCATGGATTGTGAATACTGAGTTACCTCACATCCTTCTTCTTTAGGCTCGCATAGTTTGATTATAATATCGTCCGGCGTTGGTTTTTTGGGAAAAACAAGAAACCCACTCATAATTTCTTGGGCTTCATTCTTGAAATTCGAAATAACCGACTTGGATCCATTTGTTTGAAACGGGTCTTCAAATGAAATGCTTCTTCCTGCAAGATACTCTTGTGCAAGTGCCAAGATTCCATCTTTGGTTTTGCATTCATCGTAATGTATAATCTGGGAATCTGTGAATTTTATATCTAATATTCCTTTAAACGCATCATTAACAGATTCTACGACCTGCCAGATAACATACAATTTTCCGTGAGCATAATCTTCGACATTATATGGCCAATAAGGGACAAGGTTTTTATTATCTTTGAAGTTCTTCTTCTGAATGAAAAGTTTTTTCAAGTCGTACTCACCACTTTTCACGCTTTTAATGATTATTGGTTTTACAGATTGCCCAGACCAAAACTCTCCATCTAAATCTTTGGAAATCTGGAATACGCATGTTCTGTGCCTTAATAGATCTTTTTCATTAAAAGGATTAGAAAACGATGTTGTTCGAGCTGTAAGATTCATGTATTCATTAACCTCTATTTTAAGACATACAAGTTCTTTGCGACTCTTGCGAGCCCCAAAATTCTTGTCGTCACAAACAAGTAACGAGCCATCGTTATACATCATGTTGCTATTCTTTTTCTTTCCAAGAGAATTTATAGCTAATGATGCAATGATTCTTTGCTGTAATTTATCTTTATACTTTTCGAGAGTATTATTCCAAGCTTTAACATCGTTGTATGCTCTAAGACTATTAAGAACTTCTTGCTCTTTCCCTTTGGTGGTTAATATGAAGAATTGAACAGAAGGGAAATGCTGAGCACCCCATCTGTTTTTTATTCCAGTAACAGATATGAAAGGAACATTTCCGAGTTGTTCATAAGCCAAATTCTTCCGTTCTGGATCCGTACTATAATAAGATACTATCGAGTATTTTGCAAAGAACTTGTCTTTATCCCAAGAGACTTCTATTCTATTTGTCGTGATAGGAAGGCTCTTTATATAATTGTCATCTAATATTATCTTTCCCATTATCCAATGATTCTTTTGAGTCTGTCGATTGCACTTGGGATGATATTGCCATCATTGTCAATGATTCCATGAATCTCTGTTACAGCATCCATGGACTCTCCAGTAAGTTGCAACATACTAACAGTAATAAGTTGACATCCTAATCTTTCGCGCTTAATCTTGCGTTTGTCTTTAGTCGCCAGTTCACCCTGTTTATCATTATGCTCCACGAGAGGATTCATGTTCTTAACATCAAATGCAATCTTATATGTTCCGTCTGGATTACAGATGACAAAGTCTGCCAACTCATAGTCGCGACCTTCAAGGTGCTTGAAGTCTTCCTCTTTACAATTAGTGTACTCTAAGACTATTGCCTTGAAAGCTTCTTCACCTATTTCACCTGCATAATCTGTCTTTAATATCTCTGGATGAAGAATTAAGTTACCTGACTTCCAATCAGTAGCATAACCATTTGTTATAAAGTGTTTACGAATAACATCATTCTTTATCAATACATCCAACCTTACTGTGGAAGGGGAGATTGGTTGAGGATATAACTTTCCTTTTCCTTGTGGACAAATGTCGTTCCTGCGATTAGGATCAAAGGAGAAGAAGTATTCGTTGTTCTCATTCCTTTGCCAGTCACCATAGCATTTGCAGATGAAGGTCAATTGTTTATCTTCTTCAACTAATTCGTTATAATCATCAATGACAGGTTTCTTGATGATTGTTTGCTTATAACTCTGATTCATCAACTGGTTTATCTGCACATTATGAGGTACAGATGTGCCTTCTTCAACATCGTCTTCAAAATCATCCTCTCGAACTGGATGTGGAGTATACCTAAGGGCAATACTGCGCATTCTGTCGAGTTGCCTTTTAACGTAGTTGGCATTGTTGCATCTAACAATTTCTTCAGGATTTGCTGCGGTTGAAGGTTCTTTCGGCATTGTAAGGATGTACTCTGCAAGTGTACGGAACTCCTTGGTAAGAGACTTTTCAAGGTTGTCTTTGTTAAAATACTTAGCCATATCCATATCAAACAGAATGTATGTCGTATGTGGTTTGTTTCTTGTACGACACAAACGACCAACAGCTTGTTCAACAACAGTCTGGGCCCATGCAGCCTTGTCTTTACCTATGCCAGGATTGTTCTTGTCGCCAAACCAGAAATTGTTAGAAAGAGCTCTGCATAGCCATGAAGCTACCTCGTTCTTTGAGAGACAACCTCGTTCGTACAGCATCATCAGGGAGAGCATGGCATTATAAAGGCTTTTCTCAAAAGTAAACTCATTGCCGTCCTCACTCATCATCAGATATGCACTTGGACATTGAACATAAACGGCATCCCAGTCTTTCTTTAGTCTTACACCGTTTGTTTCCCAATTGTCACCTTTGACAAAATCAAGACTATCGGGAATTTCATACTGCATGTTGGCGCCAGCTTTGAAACTTGCATATGCAGATACCAACATGATTTTAGAATCCTTGCTTTCGCTGAGTTCTTTGAGAATTGACCCTTCAACCTCTTCCCAATCTTTTGAAATTCTAATATGGTCATTAGACCAGTCGCTCGGGAGTTCATCTTCAAATGGAGTATTTTGGTACTTATATGTTCCATCTATCAGACAGCTTAATACATTTGTTTGGATAGGGTCACCATTTCGATTTTGAAAGAATATCATGCTTCTTATGTCTTCATGGTTAATAAACCAATGATAGGCTTCAATAAACTGGAACAGGCGATAAAGAGGGAAGGAAATACTTTCTCCTTCCTTTTTGGATTTCATGAGTTCTCTCCGAGTACATTTGAACCAGAGCTCGTCAAGACCTTCCTCGCGAGCCTCTTTAGAAAACATCATTTTATACTTTTCTGGCAGGAATGTTTTCTCATCCCTGTTATCTTCGAAAGTATAGTGCTCCAGTGGTTTTATTTCTATTTGATGACCAATTGGATAAGTGTGAGAAACGAGATTATCAAATGTCTCTTTATCATGTTCAGACAAGACATGAACATTATTCCCAATACTCTCTTTAAGATATTCTATGTCGCAGTTACTAATCACGGACGAGCTTGATGCTGTTGCAGAGCACAGCACGACGGAAGTTCCCTCAGTCCTCAATAGATCGAAAATGATCTTCTCAGGTGTAGTGGAAATTTCTCTACAGGAAAGACGAACTCGATGCTGGTTGTCTCGTTCGTCAACTTCTTCCTGATACAATTGAACTCCTTGTGAATAAACGGAGTAATCGGGCAGCTTTAACTTCTCTTCTCTTTTATTGATAATCAGATTCTTTCTGTTTGTCATAAATTCAAAGAGCTGTTGCTCAAATTGGTATTCCGAGTTTGTCTCAAAACGAGAGAAGAGTGTATGGATTTCTCTTTCTCGGGTTGGATAACCTAAATAGTGGTTCTTTGGTAATTTGTTCGCAGAAAGTTCATCTTCTGTTTTTTCGAACTTTTCCACACTCTTTTGAAATGCCTCATTGACTACCTTGCTTAATTGAGCTTTAATGGCTGTGGTATTGCCTACAATCAACGAAAGGAATTTGTTCATTGGCACGACGTAGTCAAATCTTTGTTTTAATTCAATATCATCCTCTGCGTGATGCAACTTAAACTGCTTCTCGCCTTTGTTGTAGCATATGAAGGAATGTGATTTGTCGTTGGATTTAGAGACATTGAGTTTTAGAGCAGGTCCAGAGAAAAATACACCTCGACGATAGTCCTCAAGTTCTTCTATGTCACCCAAGAAAATGTTCTTGTATGGCTCTGTCTTTCCTAGAGTCTTCTCCCAATTTGTTGAGATGATGTTATTAGCTTTATTCAGAGAATCATCGAGTAAGCTGCCATAATATTCGTCTGACACATGTTCTGCCATATCTATCAGTTGCTTATACTGAAGATAACCATTGTAGCCCTTTGAAAATCTATTTTTTCCTCTAGAACTTTCTATAGCTTGATCAATGATAGCATTGCGCATTGCAATTGCGGCTTGGTCTGATTCATCTAGTAGAATCAGGGTTTTCTTTTCTTTTTCTGTAATGTCATGAAGGCTGATTTTTTCACCAAGAATAGGGTCTATGCCGTACATTGCTTTATGTACGGTCATTAGGAGAACTTTTTTCTTTTTATAATCAACCTGAGGGTAAACTTTTGCCAAAGAGGGAAAATCACGCAGGACTTTCCCAATGTCTAAACGACGACCTTTTTTCTGTCGGTTATATACCTTTTTATATAACTCAAAGAAATTTCTAACGTCTCTTCTGAGTTTCGTTTCTCCTTCGGTTATCTGGGCTTGAACAAAATCGTTATTGTTGTTGCCCTGAGTAAGAATCAAATTTTTAACACCTTCGTAGGTCTTTTTGATTTTACTGCAGGCATATCTCAATTCATTATTGCTTCCTTCTGTTTTCATCTCACCGATTCTGTGTTCTATCTGTTCGATGAATCTGCGGAAAGAATCAGTATCAATAGCCTTTTTTATTACCTCTGTATTATTTTCAATAACCAATTTTTGGTCTTCTTTAATCAAACTATCTTGCAAATCAATGAACCTGTCAATCTCTCGGTTCATGCCTTCTACCAACTTGTTTTGAACACAAAGAATAACAATACGGTCAAAATGCTTAGGATAGTATTCACATGTCAGTTTTCCAATCGTATAAGACTTGCCTCCACCTGTTGCTATGTCGCAGATGTGGAGTCCTGGCTTTACATACTTTTTGAAGATACCTTCAACGTGTTTACTCAATTCTTCCTTGTATGTTTCTTTCGCTTGAATCATTCCGGTGATAATGTATGCTGTTAATAATCAATTGATTAGTTCTTAAGAATCATTTCCCGACGCAAAAATGTTGGAATATATTCTGTAATACCATATCATTTGTCACCTCTCCCGCAATATCACTCAAATGGAAAATACATTCCCGAATATCTTGTGACACGAAATCTCCGGAAAGATTATTTACCAAGCCTTCTTGTACTCGGTGGATAGCTTCTAATGCATTGTTTAATGCTTCATAGTGGCGGACATTGGTAACAATAACGTCATTTTGAGTAATGGTAGGAAGATGTGCAGATGTTATTAGCATTTGTTGCAGTTCTTCGATATGTTCTCGTTTTTTAGCAGATATGACGATTGATTTTACGTCGTCAGGGAAATTGGTAGGGATATCATTCTGTATATTAGCCACCAGATCGACTTTATTATAAACAAGGATGAGTTGTTTGGCTCTACAGCGGGGAAGAAGTTGGCTGGATAGTTGTGTGATTTGAGTTTGGGCATTTGTAGCATCAATCATCCAAAGAACGATTTCTGCTTGGTCCAACTTTTGGAAAGTACGTTCAATACCAAGACTTTCAATTGTGTCGTTGGTTTCACGAATACCTGCCGTATCAATGAATCGGAAAGTAATTCCACCTATATTAACCGTATCCTCTATCACATCGCGTGTTGTACCATGAATATCGCTGACTATGGCTTTTTCTTCATTTAACAAGACATTAAGTAGGGTGGATTTTCCTGCATTTGTTTCGCCAATGATAGCTACCGGAACGCCATTCTTAATTGCGTTGCCTACATTAAAAGAGTTCACTAAGCGAACAATGACTTTTTCAATGTTATCCGCTAACAGACAAAGTTCGGAGCGATCGGCAAATTCCAATTCCTCGTGATCACTAAAATCCAGTTCAAGCTCAATGAGTGAGGTGAAATGTAGTAACTGGTTGCGTAGAGTGGTAAGTTCTTTGCTGAAACCACCGCGCATTTGGCTCATGGCAAGACGATGAGTCGCTGCGGAAGATGAAGCGATAAGGTCGGCAACGGCTTCCGCTTGACTTAAATCCATTTTTCCATTAAGAAATGCACGTTGAGTGTATTCGCCCGGTTGGGCCATG from the Bacteroides eggerthii genome contains:
- the mnmE gene encoding tRNA uridine-5-carboxymethylaminomethyl(34) synthesis GTPase MnmE — its product is MNQDTICAIATAQGGAIGCIRVSGPEAIEITSRIFTPAISNKRLEESKPYTLTFGRIHEGSEIIDEVLVSLFRAPHSYTGENSTEITCHGSAYILQKVLQLLIKNGCRMAQPGEYTQRAFLNGKMDLSQAEAVADLIASSSAATHRLAMSQMRGGFSKELTTLRNQLLHFTSLIELELDFSDHEELEFADRSELCLLADNIEKVIVRLVNSFNVGNAIKNGVPVAIIGETNAGKSTLLNVLLNEEKAIVSDIHGTTRDVIEDTVNIGGITFRFIDTAGIRETNDTIESLGIERTFQKLDQAEIVLWMIDATNAQTQITQLSSQLLPRCRAKQLILVYNKVDLVANIQNDIPTNFPDDVKSIVISAKKREHIEELQQMLITSAHLPTITQNDVIVTNVRHYEALNNALEAIHRVQEGLVNNLSGDFVSQDIRECIFHLSDIAGEVTNDMVLQNIFQHFCVGK